In the Arthrobacter sp. 31Y genome, one interval contains:
- a CDS encoding ParB/RepB/Spo0J family partition protein, producing the protein MSEKRRGLGRGLGALIPSSASAQGNGAAPSRPVDLFFPEARKTAETTVETLLDDSSAADSKPAAEEPLAASSAGGARTAKSPAKSAATKSSPAKTAAPSKTAAKAAGSRSAATKTAANEAGSTASAAPSVPAAQSAPEVELVDVPGARFAEIPVGDIHPNRKQPRSVFDEDDMAELVHSVREIGVLQPIVVRTSTEKGGEPYELVMGERRWRAVQAAGLETIPAIVRDTTDDDLLRDALLENLHRSQLNPLEEAAAYQQLLEDFGTTHEQLADRIGRSRPQVSNTLRLLRLPPLVQRRVAAGVLSAGHARALLALPDAAAMERMAQKIVAEGMSVRATEESVALYQDPTTPAKSSIPKPNARHERLDYLASSLSDRLDTNVKITLGARKGRVSIEFASVEDLNRIMDVLGPGAED; encoded by the coding sequence ATGAGCGAAAAGCGAAGGGGCCTCGGCAGGGGTCTTGGGGCTCTCATTCCTAGCTCGGCCTCGGCCCAGGGAAATGGTGCTGCACCGTCCCGTCCTGTGGATCTGTTCTTTCCAGAGGCGAGGAAGACAGCGGAGACAACTGTCGAGACGTTACTCGATGATTCGAGTGCTGCTGACTCCAAGCCGGCCGCTGAAGAGCCTTTAGCCGCATCCTCAGCGGGTGGTGCCCGTACTGCGAAGTCACCGGCCAAATCAGCTGCGACTAAGTCCTCCCCTGCTAAAACTGCTGCACCGTCAAAAACAGCGGCCAAAGCGGCCGGTTCGCGATCGGCTGCCACTAAGACAGCTGCCAACGAGGCGGGTTCGACGGCGTCTGCCGCTCCTTCCGTTCCAGCGGCTCAGTCCGCTCCCGAGGTGGAGCTGGTGGACGTTCCCGGCGCTCGGTTTGCCGAGATCCCGGTAGGTGACATCCATCCGAACCGCAAACAGCCTCGTTCGGTCTTCGATGAAGACGACATGGCCGAGCTCGTGCACTCCGTGCGCGAAATCGGCGTCCTCCAGCCAATTGTTGTGCGTACTTCAACCGAAAAGGGTGGAGAACCGTACGAGCTGGTCATGGGTGAACGTCGTTGGCGTGCAGTCCAAGCTGCAGGCCTTGAGACGATCCCCGCAATTGTTCGTGACACCACGGATGACGACCTTCTCCGCGATGCCTTGCTGGAGAACCTCCACCGTAGCCAGCTGAATCCCCTGGAAGAAGCAGCTGCCTACCAGCAACTTCTGGAGGACTTCGGAACCACGCATGAGCAGCTGGCCGACCGGATCGGTCGCTCCCGCCCGCAGGTGTCCAACACCCTGCGCCTCCTTAGGCTTCCGCCGCTGGTTCAGCGCCGTGTCGCCGCGGGTGTCTTGTCTGCAGGGCATGCGCGCGCTCTGCTGGCACTCCCGGATGCCGCCGCCATGGAGCGTATGGCGCAGAAGATCGTGGCCGAGGGTATGTCAGTCCGAGCCACAGAGGAATCGGTTGCTCTCTACCAGGATCCCACCACGCCCGCGAAGAGCAGCATCCCCAAACCGAATGCCAGGCATGAACGCCTGGATTATCTGGCATCATCACTGTCGGACCGTTTGGACACCAATGTGAAGATCACCTTGGGTGCTCGTAAGGGTCGCGTGAGCATTGAGTTTGCCAGTGTTGAGGATCTCAACCGAATTATGGATGTTCTTGGCCCGGGCGCCGAGGACTAG
- a CDS encoding ParA family protein — protein sequence MGSSETSTQRIPPFMSLGSARAMATPSASLQSAIVRTESVDNAAVSRETVSDGVRNVMDSIDDSSPIARQLANETRRRERLIGRELPKPEKTRIFTVSNQKGGVGKTTTTVNIAAALASAGLNVLVIDIDPQGNASTALGIEHHADVDSIYDVLINDLPLKEVVAPCPDIPNLICAPATIHLAGAEIELVSLVAREQRLRRAIDVYAKERANDGEDRLDYIFIDCPPSLGLLTVNAFCAASEVLIPIQCEYYALEGLSQLLKNIEMIQKHLNADLEVSTILLTMYDGRTNLAAQVASEVRQHFPDQVLGAVVPRSVRISEAPSYQQTVMTYDPSSSGALSYMEAAAEIAER from the coding sequence GTGGGCAGTAGTGAAACCTCCACGCAGCGAATCCCCCCTTTTATGTCTTTGGGGTCCGCGCGGGCCATGGCTACACCCTCCGCATCTCTTCAGTCTGCGATCGTGCGTACTGAATCGGTTGACAATGCTGCCGTTTCACGTGAAACCGTCTCAGATGGAGTGCGCAACGTCATGGATTCCATCGATGATTCCAGCCCCATCGCCCGCCAACTGGCTAATGAGACCCGCAGGCGCGAACGGCTAATCGGCAGGGAACTGCCTAAGCCCGAGAAAACCCGGATCTTCACGGTTTCCAATCAAAAGGGTGGCGTTGGCAAGACCACCACTACGGTGAACATTGCTGCGGCCTTGGCATCTGCCGGCCTCAACGTCTTGGTGATAGACATTGACCCCCAAGGCAATGCGTCCACTGCTTTGGGTATTGAACACCACGCAGACGTAGACAGTATTTACGACGTCCTGATCAACGATCTTCCCCTCAAGGAAGTCGTGGCTCCGTGCCCCGACATTCCGAATCTCATTTGCGCACCCGCTACCATTCACCTGGCCGGTGCCGAGATTGAGCTCGTTTCCCTCGTTGCCCGCGAGCAGCGACTCCGCCGTGCCATTGACGTTTACGCCAAGGAGCGCGCGAACGACGGCGAGGATCGCCTCGACTACATCTTCATCGACTGCCCGCCAAGCCTTGGGCTGCTGACGGTCAACGCGTTCTGTGCCGCCAGTGAAGTACTCATTCCTATCCAATGCGAGTACTACGCGCTGGAGGGTTTGAGTCAACTGCTGAAGAATATTGAGATGATCCAGAAGCACCTCAATGCTGATCTGGAGGTCTCCACCATCCTCTTGACCATGTACGACGGCCGCACCAACTTGGCTGCACAGGTCGCTTCTGAGGTCCGTCAACACTTCCCCGATCAGGTCCTGGGTGCTGTAGTTCCCCGCTCGGTGCGTATTTCTGAAGCCCCCAGCTACCAGCAGACAGTCATGACATATGATCCTTCATCGAGCGGCGCGCTTTCCTACATGGAAGCCGCAGCCGAAATAGCTGAACGCTAG
- a CDS encoding DUF721 domain-containing protein gives MAKDSREGLQPGREPDEIDAAQAALNRMREAAAARGEVRQRAPRPGSAPKRKGLRDTRGFAQFHGSGRDPLGLGKVVGRLVAERGWTSPVAVGSVMAEWETLVGPDISSHCTPESFTDTTLHVRCDSTAWATQLRLLSTSLLEMFGNELGEGVVTSIQVLGPSAPSWRKGGRSVNGRGPRDTYG, from the coding sequence ATGGCGAAGGATAGCCGCGAGGGACTCCAACCTGGCCGTGAACCGGATGAAATTGATGCTGCCCAAGCGGCGCTGAACCGCATGCGCGAGGCCGCGGCTGCCCGGGGAGAAGTACGGCAGCGCGCTCCGAGGCCCGGATCTGCTCCCAAACGAAAGGGGCTCCGGGATACCAGGGGCTTTGCCCAATTCCATGGCAGCGGCAGGGATCCTTTGGGCTTGGGAAAAGTGGTGGGCCGCTTGGTGGCCGAACGCGGGTGGACTTCGCCCGTGGCCGTTGGTTCCGTCATGGCGGAGTGGGAGACGCTGGTTGGACCGGATATTTCCTCCCACTGCACGCCGGAGAGCTTCACGGACACGACGCTTCATGTTCGCTGCGATTCCACGGCCTGGGCCACCCAACTGCGGTTGTTGAGCACCAGCCTTCTGGAGATGTTCGGTAATGAACTGGGCGAAGGCGTAGTCACCAGCATTCAGGTGTTGGGACCTTCCGCTCCAAGTTGGCGAAAAGGCGGACGCAGCGTCAACGGTCGAGGACCCAGGGACACGTACGGCTAA
- the rsmG gene encoding 16S rRNA (guanine(527)-N(7))-methyltransferase RsmG: MVEITAAELEAAEKIFGERLDLAKRYVEHLATSGTERGLIGPREIPRLWSRHVLNCAVIESAIAMDSHVADVGSGAGLPGLCLAIARPDLELTLIEPLERRVIWLQEVVDDLGLDNVTIMRTRAELAVGMVDADVVTARAVSALSNLAGLTIPLLNGHGEVVAIKGRSAAEEIEKAKKVIRKLGGVDTSVVVCGQELLEEPTTVVRIIVNKPGKTA, encoded by the coding sequence ATGGTTGAAATCACCGCAGCTGAACTGGAAGCGGCAGAGAAGATTTTTGGGGAGCGCTTGGATCTTGCCAAGCGCTATGTCGAACACCTGGCTACCTCGGGTACGGAACGCGGGCTCATAGGGCCCCGCGAGATTCCTCGTCTGTGGAGCCGCCACGTCCTGAACTGTGCAGTCATTGAATCCGCCATCGCCATGGACAGCCATGTTGCCGACGTCGGATCCGGTGCCGGCCTTCCTGGACTTTGCCTGGCAATTGCCCGCCCGGACCTCGAACTGACCTTGATTGAACCGTTGGAACGGCGTGTCATCTGGCTCCAGGAGGTGGTGGATGACCTTGGCTTGGATAACGTCACCATCATGAGGACGCGGGCTGAGCTCGCAGTTGGAATGGTGGACGCGGATGTTGTGACCGCACGGGCAGTTTCTGCACTCTCGAATCTGGCTGGTCTCACCATCCCGCTTCTGAACGGACACGGCGAAGTAGTAGCCATCAAGGGACGCAGCGCCGCTGAAGAGATCGAGAAGGCCAAGAAGGTCATCCGCAAACTCGGTGGCGTGGACACGTCAGTTGTGGTTTGCGGACAGGAGCTTTTGGAGGAACCCACCACAGTGGTGAGGATTATCGTCAACAAGCCCGGAAAGACGGCGTAG
- the recF gene encoding DNA replication/repair protein RecF (All proteins in this family for which functions are known are DNA-binding proteins that assist the filamentation of RecA onto DNA for the initiation of recombination or recombinational repair.) encodes MYLEHLSLTDFRSYAQVDLKLGPGVTVLVGSNGIGKTNLMEAIGYLATLSSHRVSTDAPLLRFGAERALIRARLVRGEQSTVVELEINSGRANRGRINRSNPVRARDILGICQTVLFAPEDLALVKGDPSNRRRFLDELLVSLVPLHAATRSDYDRVLKQRNALLKSARAGKFTAGHEATLDVWDQHMARAGAELLHARLELVERLRPHLNNAYAQLTDRSKDAGAMYRSTIQGVLDDDGGPADHGTEPSASVDDLRLLSVDELTERYIQAFAASRKKELERGISLVGPHRDELELVLGQAPAKGYASHGETWSMCLSLRLASYYVMLDDARTGGTAPILILDDVFAELDVQRRRKLAAIVAGAEQVLVTAAVDADIPEELAGRRVTVVPGGIDGEG; translated from the coding sequence GTGTACCTCGAACATCTTTCGCTGACGGATTTCCGAAGCTATGCACAGGTCGACCTGAAGCTCGGCCCCGGTGTGACGGTCCTGGTGGGTTCCAACGGGATCGGCAAGACCAATCTCATGGAGGCCATCGGGTATTTGGCCACCCTGAGTTCCCACCGGGTCAGCACGGACGCTCCGCTGCTTCGATTCGGCGCGGAGCGAGCGTTGATCCGGGCCAGGTTGGTTCGTGGAGAGCAGTCGACGGTGGTCGAGCTCGAAATCAATTCCGGCCGGGCGAACCGGGGACGCATCAACCGCAGCAACCCGGTCCGGGCCAGGGATATCCTCGGAATCTGCCAAACGGTGCTGTTCGCTCCCGAAGACCTGGCACTGGTAAAAGGCGATCCTTCAAACCGCCGGCGCTTCTTGGATGAGTTGCTGGTGAGTCTCGTTCCGCTGCACGCTGCCACCCGCAGCGACTACGACCGCGTTCTGAAGCAACGCAATGCCTTGCTCAAATCCGCCCGGGCCGGGAAATTCACGGCCGGTCATGAGGCAACCTTGGATGTCTGGGATCAGCACATGGCCCGTGCCGGCGCAGAACTACTCCATGCCCGCCTTGAACTTGTGGAGCGACTACGTCCCCACCTGAACAACGCTTACGCACAGCTCACCGACCGGTCCAAGGACGCCGGAGCCATGTACCGCTCAACCATTCAAGGCGTACTCGACGACGACGGCGGGCCAGCCGACCACGGAACGGAGCCTTCGGCGTCGGTTGATGACCTGCGGCTGCTGTCCGTGGATGAACTCACGGAGCGCTACATCCAGGCCTTCGCAGCGTCGAGGAAAAAGGAACTCGAACGGGGCATCTCGTTGGTGGGTCCGCACCGGGATGAACTGGAACTTGTCCTGGGACAGGCACCGGCAAAGGGCTATGCGTCCCACGGTGAAACGTGGTCCATGTGCCTCTCGCTGCGTCTGGCTTCCTACTATGTGATGTTGGACGACGCCCGCACCGGTGGCACCGCTCCGATCCTCATCCTGGACGATGTTTTCGCTGAATTGGACGTCCAGCGGCGGCGTAAACTGGCTGCAATAGTCGCCGGTGCCGAGCAAGTACTGGTGACCGCCGCCGTCGATGCCGATATCCCCGAGGAGCTGGCCGGACGGCGCGTAACCGTTGTTCCGGGAGGCATCGATGGCGAAGGATAG
- the rpmH gene encoding 50S ribosomal protein L34 → MSKRTFQPNNRRRAKKHGFRLRMRTRAGRAILAARRGKGRVELSA, encoded by the coding sequence GTGAGCAAGCGGACTTTTCAGCCGAATAACCGCCGTCGGGCCAAGAAGCACGGCTTCCGCCTTCGTATGCGCACCCGTGCCGGCCGAGCCATCCTGGCTGCCCGTCGCGGCAAGGGCCGCGTCGAACTGTCGGCGTAA
- the rnpA gene encoding ribonuclease P protein component produces MLATPNRLRTSTDFSTTVRSGVRNGRRNLVLYTAPIGAGEPSRIGFIVSKAVGNAVTRNLVKRRLREAGALSLHTHGTGLAVVVRALPAAATASWEQLLSDYNAALAVTTKRLSGSGPRNASTEHIGTTTEGTPRA; encoded by the coding sequence GTGCTAGCCACCCCTAACCGTCTGCGGACGTCTACCGACTTTTCAACAACTGTACGTTCCGGCGTCCGCAATGGACGCCGGAACTTAGTGTTATATACGGCCCCTATTGGGGCCGGGGAGCCGAGTCGAATCGGCTTCATTGTCTCCAAAGCCGTCGGGAACGCCGTGACCAGGAACCTCGTTAAGAGGAGACTGAGAGAAGCAGGCGCCCTGTCCTTGCATACGCATGGAACGGGTCTGGCGGTAGTAGTCCGGGCGCTGCCCGCAGCTGCAACAGCCAGCTGGGAGCAGTTGCTCTCGGACTACAACGCCGCACTGGCAGTGACGACGAAGCGATTGAGTGGCTCAGGTCCACGCAACGCTTCGACGGAACACATCGGCACCACTACGGAAGGGACACCGCGTGCATGA
- a CDS encoding Jag family protein encodes MSAESTEEVITPVTEDQEDSQEETQSKTASRLEEEGDIAADYLEELLDIADIDGDIDIEVRNGRTYISIGADEESAALDSLVGRDGEVLEALQELARLSVLSATESRSRLVLDINGYRKERAGVLQKIAEDAAAKVKADGGTVALEPMSAYERKIVHDAVAELGYVSESEGEGAGRHIVVSAD; translated from the coding sequence ATGTCTGCCGAGAGCACCGAAGAAGTTATCACCCCTGTGACTGAAGACCAGGAAGATTCCCAGGAAGAGACGCAGTCCAAGACGGCCAGCCGCTTGGAAGAAGAAGGCGACATCGCCGCCGATTACCTCGAAGAACTCCTTGATATTGCCGACATTGACGGTGACATCGACATTGAGGTCCGCAACGGACGCACATACATCTCCATCGGTGCTGATGAAGAGTCTGCGGCGTTGGACAGCCTTGTAGGGCGCGATGGAGAGGTCCTGGAAGCGTTGCAGGAACTGGCCCGCCTCTCGGTTTTGTCCGCTACGGAAAGCCGTTCACGCCTGGTCCTGGACATCAATGGATACCGTAAGGAGCGCGCCGGCGTTCTTCAGAAGATCGCTGAGGATGCCGCCGCCAAGGTCAAGGCTGATGGCGGAACAGTAGCTTTGGAACCGATGAGTGCTTACGAGCGCAAGATCGTCCATGACGCTGTGGCTGAACTCGGATATGTCTCAGAGTCCGAAGGCGAAGGCGCAGGCCGCCACATCGTCGTCTCGGCCGACTAG
- the yidD gene encoding membrane protein insertion efficiency factor YidD, whose translation MAQVHATLRRNTSAPLRKGHRVHDISTAVVPSSSDPSGKVPHRSLPAAVGMFLWELPRNILILLLKTYRKVISPLYGQVCRFFPSCSAYALEAVTVHGAVKGSWLAAKRLAKCHPWNAGGVDHVPAGHRHWPEGRTPTIVVLNNPDQFLAVQADEEGRSAA comes from the coding sequence GTGGCTCAGGTCCACGCAACGCTTCGACGGAACACATCGGCACCACTACGGAAGGGACACCGCGTGCATGACATAAGCACCGCCGTCGTTCCTTCCTCAAGCGACCCCTCCGGGAAGGTTCCTCATCGGAGCCTTCCGGCGGCGGTTGGCATGTTCCTCTGGGAGCTGCCCCGCAACATCCTTATTCTTTTGCTGAAGACGTACCGCAAGGTCATCTCGCCCCTGTACGGCCAGGTTTGCCGTTTCTTTCCCTCTTGCTCCGCATATGCGCTGGAAGCAGTGACGGTGCATGGCGCCGTGAAGGGGAGTTGGCTCGCAGCCAAAAGGCTCGCCAAATGCCACCCTTGGAATGCCGGTGGAGTGGACCATGTCCCCGCCGGCCATCGTCATTGGCCTGAAGGCCGGACGCCCACAATTGTTGTACTGAACAATCCGGACCAGTTCTTGGCTGTTCAGGCTGATGAAGAAGGCCGCTCTGCGGCCTAA
- the dnaN gene encoding DNA polymerase III subunit beta, giving the protein MKFRVDRDVLAEAVTWTARSLSPRPPVPVLSGLLLKAEAGTVSLSSFDYETSARLEIPADIAVEGTILVSGRLLADICRSLPSAPVEVETDGSKVTLTCRRSSFHLATMPESEYPALPALPEISGTLPGDAFAQAVSQVIIAASKDDTLPILTGVRMEIEDDLITLLATDRYRLAMREVPWKPVTPGISTSALVKSKTLNEVAKTLGGSGDINLALADDDSRLIGFESGGRTTTSLLVDGDYPKIRSLFPDSTPIHATVQTQELVEAVRRVSLVAERNTPVRLAFTQGLLNLDAGTGEDAQASEELEAQLSGEDITVAFNPHYLVEGLSVIETKYVRFSFTTAPKPAMITAQAEADGEDQDDYRYLVMPVRLPN; this is encoded by the coding sequence GTGAAGTTCAGAGTCGACCGCGACGTCCTGGCAGAAGCCGTTACGTGGACCGCGCGGTCGTTGTCTCCGCGGCCGCCCGTACCAGTGCTTTCCGGCCTCCTCCTCAAAGCCGAGGCAGGAACCGTCAGCCTCTCAAGCTTCGACTACGAGACGTCGGCCCGCTTGGAAATCCCGGCAGATATCGCTGTTGAAGGCACCATCCTGGTGTCCGGGCGTTTGTTGGCCGACATTTGCCGCAGCCTTCCCTCCGCTCCCGTCGAAGTTGAAACCGACGGCAGCAAAGTGACACTCACGTGCCGCCGAAGCAGCTTTCATCTGGCCACCATGCCCGAGTCCGAATACCCGGCTCTGCCTGCCCTGCCCGAGATCAGTGGAACCTTGCCCGGAGACGCCTTCGCCCAGGCCGTATCCCAGGTGATCATCGCTGCAAGCAAGGACGACACCTTGCCCATCCTTACCGGTGTCCGCATGGAGATTGAGGATGACCTCATCACACTTCTTGCCACGGACCGCTACCGTTTGGCCATGCGCGAAGTCCCCTGGAAGCCTGTAACGCCGGGAATTTCCACCAGCGCCCTGGTCAAGTCCAAAACCCTGAACGAAGTAGCCAAGACGCTTGGTGGCAGCGGCGACATCAACCTGGCACTTGCCGACGACGACAGCCGGCTGATTGGTTTCGAAAGTGGCGGACGAACCACCACATCACTGCTGGTGGACGGCGATTATCCAAAGATTCGTTCGCTCTTCCCGGACTCAACTCCGATCCACGCAACAGTCCAGACTCAGGAACTCGTTGAAGCCGTTCGTCGTGTTTCGCTCGTTGCTGAACGAAACACGCCGGTTCGTCTCGCCTTCACCCAGGGACTGCTGAATCTCGATGCCGGTACGGGTGAGGACGCGCAGGCCTCCGAGGAATTGGAAGCCCAGCTTTCCGGCGAGGACATCACCGTTGCCTTCAACCCGCACTACCTGGTGGAGGGGCTGAGCGTGATCGAAACCAAGTACGTCCGGTTCTCCTTCACCACCGCCCCGAAACCTGCCATGATCACGGCCCAGGCTGAAGCAGACGGCGAAGACCAGGATGACTACCGCTACCTCGTGATGCCGGTCCGCCTCCCCAACTAA
- the dnaA gene encoding chromosomal replication initiator protein DnaA has translation MTVDEANHANTVGSSWRRVLSLMEQDDRVSPRQRGFVILAQAQGLIGSTLLVAVPNELTREVLQTQVKDALDDALRNVFSDDIRCAIDVDTDLVPVHAEPEPVVELSAVSDFAEPKPQPTPPSTSHEFGRLNPKYIFDTFVIGSSNRFAHAAAVAVAEAPAKAYNPLFIYGDSGLGKTHLLHAIGHYARRLYSGIRVRYVNSEEFTNDFINSIRDDEGTSFKTTYRNVDVLLIDDIQFLAGKDRTQEEFFHTFNALHNANKQVVITSDQPPKMLAGFEDRMTSRFEWGLLTDIQPPELETRIAILRKKGLSEGLSAPDDALEYIASKISSNIRELEGALIRVTAFASLNRQPVDVALAEMVLKDLITDDGAQEITAKQILDQTADYFKLSMEELCSKSRTRTLVTARQIAMYLCRELTDMSLPKIGQELGGRDHTTVIHADRKIRELMAERRVIYNQVTELTNRIKQQQRDS, from the coding sequence ATGACAGTAGACGAAGCCAACCACGCCAACACTGTCGGAAGTTCCTGGCGCAGGGTGCTGAGCCTCATGGAACAAGACGACCGGGTCTCACCCCGGCAGCGCGGTTTCGTCATCCTCGCCCAAGCACAGGGCCTTATCGGTTCAACCTTGCTGGTGGCCGTCCCCAATGAGCTCACCCGCGAAGTCCTTCAGACCCAGGTCAAGGATGCCTTGGACGATGCCCTTCGCAACGTTTTCTCGGATGACATCCGCTGCGCGATCGATGTGGACACCGATCTGGTTCCCGTCCATGCAGAGCCGGAGCCCGTCGTCGAGCTTTCTGCTGTTTCTGACTTCGCCGAACCGAAGCCGCAGCCCACACCCCCGAGTACCTCGCATGAGTTCGGGCGCCTGAACCCGAAGTACATCTTCGATACCTTCGTGATCGGTTCCTCGAACCGTTTTGCACACGCTGCCGCTGTGGCTGTGGCAGAAGCGCCGGCGAAGGCTTACAACCCTTTGTTCATCTATGGTGATTCGGGTCTCGGTAAGACCCACCTGCTCCACGCGATCGGTCACTACGCGCGCCGGCTCTACAGCGGTATCCGGGTCCGCTACGTGAACTCCGAAGAGTTCACCAACGACTTCATCAACTCCATCCGTGATGATGAAGGCACCAGCTTCAAGACCACGTACCGCAACGTGGATGTGCTCCTGATCGATGACATCCAGTTCCTGGCGGGCAAGGACCGGACCCAGGAAGAGTTCTTCCACACGTTCAACGCCCTGCACAACGCCAACAAGCAGGTTGTCATCACCTCCGATCAGCCGCCCAAGATGTTGGCAGGCTTCGAGGACCGTATGACGTCGCGCTTCGAGTGGGGCCTGCTGACGGACATCCAGCCGCCGGAACTTGAGACGCGCATCGCCATCCTCCGCAAGAAGGGCCTCAGCGAAGGTCTTTCCGCACCGGACGACGCGCTGGAGTACATAGCTTCCAAGATTTCCAGCAACATCCGGGAACTCGAGGGCGCACTGATCCGCGTCACGGCATTTGCGAGCCTCAACCGGCAGCCGGTGGACGTGGCTTTGGCGGAAATGGTTCTGAAGGACCTGATCACCGACGATGGCGCCCAGGAAATCACGGCGAAGCAGATCCTGGACCAGACGGCGGACTACTTCAAGCTCAGCATGGAAGAGCTCTGCAGCAAGTCCCGCACACGCACCTTGGTAACGGCCCGGCAGATCGCCATGTACTTGTGCCGCGAGCTGACGGATATGTCCCTGCCGAAGATCGGCCAGGAGCTCGGGGGCCGCGATCACACCACGGTCATCCATGCGGACCGCAAGATCCGCGAGTTGATGGCGGAGCGCCGTGTGATTTACAACCAGGTCACCGAGCTGACCAACCGCATCAAACAGCAGCAACGCGACTCCTGA
- the yidC gene encoding membrane protein insertase YidC: protein MDFFETIMFPFKWLVSIIMVGFHEGLSFIGLPAANGWTWTLSIIGLVLVIRAALIPVFVKQIKAQRGMQLLQPDLKKLQTKYKGKTDQLSRQAMAQEQMALYKKHGTNPFSACLPMLIQMPFFFALFQVLSGISTNAKQGQGVGAMSHEQVVQFDSSSIFGAPLSASLLHGDPSGGNSAVAVWVLSIIMIVAMTASQFITQKQIMAKNMSEEAMASPFMRQQKMMLYILPLVFGIGGINFPIGVLIYWTTTNLWTMGQQFFVIRRMPTPGSPAAKALEERRAAKGLPPLLGGKKNAAADAAAEAEAAAAAAAEIRAQRVQPQRKNRKKK from the coding sequence ATGGACTTCTTTGAAACAATCATGTTTCCGTTCAAGTGGCTGGTGTCAATCATCATGGTTGGCTTCCACGAGGGACTGAGCTTCATTGGCCTGCCCGCCGCAAACGGCTGGACATGGACTCTGTCCATCATCGGCCTCGTGTTGGTGATCCGCGCTGCCCTGATTCCTGTCTTCGTAAAGCAGATCAAAGCCCAGCGCGGCATGCAGCTGCTGCAACCCGACCTGAAGAAACTTCAGACCAAGTACAAGGGCAAAACCGACCAGCTTTCCCGCCAGGCCATGGCGCAGGAACAGATGGCGCTCTACAAGAAGCACGGGACCAACCCCTTCTCAGCGTGTCTGCCGATGCTGATCCAGATGCCGTTCTTCTTCGCACTGTTCCAGGTACTGTCTGGCATCTCCACCAACGCCAAGCAGGGCCAGGGCGTCGGTGCGATGAGTCACGAACAGGTAGTCCAGTTCGATTCATCCAGCATTTTTGGCGCTCCGCTTTCTGCTTCACTGCTTCACGGTGACCCCAGCGGCGGCAACAGTGCCGTGGCTGTCTGGGTTCTGAGCATCATCATGATCGTCGCCATGACGGCCTCGCAGTTCATCACGCAGAAGCAGATCATGGCCAAGAACATGTCCGAAGAGGCCATGGCGAGCCCGTTCATGCGCCAGCAGAAGATGATGCTTTACATCCTGCCTCTCGTCTTCGGTATCGGTGGCATCAACTTCCCCATCGGTGTCCTCATTTACTGGACCACCACCAACCTCTGGACCATGGGCCAGCAGTTCTTCGTTATCCGCCGCATGCCCACACCGGGATCCCCGGCAGCCAAGGCGCTTGAAGAGCGTCGTGCCGCCAAGGGCCTGCCGCCGCTGCTGGGTGGAAAGAAGAATGCCGCTGCGGACGCTGCCGCTGAAGCCGAAGCTGCTGCTGCAGCAGCCGCCGAAATCAGGGCCCAGCGCGTCCAGCCACAACGTAAGAACAGGAAGAAGAAGTAA